In the genome of Polaribacter sp. MED152, one region contains:
- a CDS encoding 3-deoxy-D-manno-octulosonic acid transferase, producing MSFLYNLVVYLAKFFLVLLANFNKKIKLFVDGRKETFSKISELKNQKTIWFHVASLGEFEQARPIIEELKCSHSNHKILVTFFSPSGYEVRKDYKLADVICYLPLDSKKNAKQFIETLNPELAIFVKYEFWPNFLNELKNKEIPTILVSGILREKQLFFKSYGGFMRNSLHAFHHFFVQNETSKELLASINYNNVTVAGDTRFDRVSKILEQDNSLDFITQFKDNKYTVVAGSTWPEDEALLINYINNNASENEKFIIAPHNINNEAIVQLKKAIAKKTVLYSDKAHKKLSNYQVFIIDTIGILTKVYASANLAYVGGGLKTGLHNILEPATFGIPVIIGDKFSKFKEAVDLVKIGGCISIQNQKEFTENMLQLRDDKNYRTLTGTINKKYIEDNLGATKQIMNYLKTQL from the coding sequence ATGAGTTTTCTATATAATTTAGTAGTTTACCTAGCTAAATTTTTCTTAGTACTATTGGCAAACTTCAATAAAAAAATAAAGCTTTTTGTTGATGGTAGAAAAGAAACTTTTTCTAAAATAAGCGAGTTAAAAAACCAAAAAACAATTTGGTTTCATGTAGCTTCTTTGGGCGAATTTGAACAAGCTAGGCCTATAATAGAAGAATTAAAATGCTCACACTCAAACCATAAAATTTTAGTTACTTTTTTTTCTCCTTCAGGATATGAGGTTCGAAAAGACTACAAACTAGCAGATGTAATTTGCTATTTACCTTTAGACTCTAAAAAGAATGCAAAGCAATTTATAGAAACTCTAAATCCTGAATTAGCCATTTTTGTAAAGTATGAGTTTTGGCCAAATTTTTTAAATGAATTAAAAAACAAGGAAATACCTACAATTTTAGTATCAGGAATTTTAAGAGAAAAACAACTGTTCTTTAAAAGTTATGGAGGGTTTATGAGAAACTCTTTACACGCTTTTCATCATTTCTTTGTTCAAAATGAAACTTCTAAAGAATTATTAGCTTCTATTAACTATAATAATGTAACAGTTGCAGGAGACACTAGGTTTGATCGGGTTTCTAAAATTTTAGAACAAGACAATTCACTCGATTTTATCACTCAATTTAAAGACAATAAATACACTGTTGTTGCAGGTAGCACTTGGCCTGAAGATGAAGCGTTATTAATTAATTATATCAATAACAATGCATCAGAAAATGAGAAATTTATAATTGCACCACATAATATAAACAATGAGGCCATTGTGCAACTTAAAAAAGCTATTGCCAAAAAGACAGTCTTGTATTCGGATAAAGCACATAAAAAATTAAGCAATTATCAAGTGTTCATTATAGATACTATTGGTATTCTAACCAAAGTATATGCATCCGCAAATTTGGCATATGTTGGTGGTGGTTTAAAAACAGGACTGCATAATATTTTAGAACCTGCAACTTTTGGTATTCCAGTAATTATTGGTGATAAATTTAGTAAGTTTAAAGAGGCTGTAGATTTGGTTAAAATTGGTGGATGTATATCTATTCAAAACCAAAAAGAATTTACAGAAAACATGCTACAATTAAGAGATGATAAAAATTATAGAACCTTAACAGGTACTATTAACAAAAAATATATTGAAGACAATTTAGGAGCAACAAAACAAATTATGAATTATTTAAAAACGCAATTATAA
- a CDS encoding YeeE/YedE family protein — MDFLLEPWPWFIGGPLIALSLFLYFYFGQNFGASTNFETLCTMAGAGKVSDYFKKDWKQRDFALLFVVGLIIGGFISAYFLVPNPAIDLNPTTVQELTDIGFSNVGETYFPAEIFSDDVVFSLKGFLILILSGVLIGFGTRYAGGCTSGHAITGLSSLQLPSLFAVIGFFIGGIIATWFIIPILF, encoded by the coding sequence ATGGATTTTCTTTTAGAACCTTGGCCTTGGTTTATTGGTGGGCCATTAATAGCTTTATCATTATTCCTTTATTTTTATTTCGGTCAAAATTTTGGTGCATCTACCAATTTCGAAACCCTTTGTACAATGGCTGGTGCAGGCAAAGTATCTGACTATTTTAAGAAAGACTGGAAACAAAGAGATTTTGCTTTGTTATTTGTAGTAGGCTTAATTATTGGTGGTTTTATATCTGCTTATTTTTTAGTTCCAAATCCTGCTATTGATTTAAACCCAACAACAGTGCAAGAATTAACAGATATAGGTTTTTCTAATGTTGGAGAAACTTATTTTCCTGCAGAAATTTTTAGTGACGATGTTGTGTTTTCCTTAAAAGGATTTTTAATATTAATACTTTCTGGTGTGTTAATTGGTTTTGGAACAAGATATGCTGGTGGTTGTACTTCTGGTCATGCAATTACAGGTTTAAGTAGTTTACAATTACCATCATTATTCGCTGTAATTGGCTTTTTTATAGGTGGTATCATAGCAACATGGTTTATAATTCCAATATTATTTTAA
- a CDS encoding YeeE/YedE thiosulfate transporter family protein — protein sequence MKNIKFLILGIFFAIVLSKSQAISWYRFYEMFKFQSFHMYGIIGGAVVISAIIMQLFKSGKIKDINGNKIVPKPKKKGVISTIFGGTLFGLGWGISGACAAPVFVILGFKFLPALIILIGALIGAFLYGLIAKKLPN from the coding sequence ATGAAAAATATAAAATTTCTAATATTAGGTATCTTTTTTGCAATTGTATTAAGTAAATCTCAAGCGATTTCTTGGTATCGTTTTTACGAAATGTTTAAATTTCAATCTTTCCATATGTATGGAATCATTGGTGGAGCTGTAGTAATTTCGGCTATTATTATGCAGCTATTTAAAAGCGGAAAAATAAAAGACATTAATGGTAATAAAATTGTGCCTAAACCTAAAAAGAAAGGTGTTATAAGTACTATTTTTGGTGGAACCTTATTTGGTTTAGGTTGGGGAATTTCTGGTGCCTGTGCAGCTCCTGTATTTGTAATTTTAGGTTTCAAATTTTTGCCAGCTTTAATCATTTTAATTGGTGCTTTAATTGGTGCTTTTTTATATGGTTTAATAGCAAAAAAATTACCCAACTAA
- the moaA gene encoding GTP 3',8-cyclase MoaA: MSKLVDNFGRQIEYVRLAVTDRCNLRCQYCMPAHGIDIVPRQELLTFKEMYRLIRVLTELGVNKVRLTGGEPFVRKDFVGFLEMLSYNDLLDAINITTNGALISHHIHKIEKLQKVKNINLSIDSLQREKFAKITRRDVFPEVYKTFELLEKSSLNLKLNVVVQSGFNTDEIVEFVKLTKDKNVAVRFIEEMPFNGKGQREMQENWTFKKILNEVKTEFEVQEIQSEKSSTSRNYKIENHLGTFGIIPAFTRTICNDCNRIRITSTGTFKNCLFDDGVFNLRDFIRKGASNDDLKELFLSLVKEKPENGFIAEANRKKGNVSESMSTIGG, translated from the coding sequence ATGAGTAAATTGGTAGATAATTTTGGTAGACAAATAGAATATGTTCGATTAGCGGTTACTGATCGTTGTAATTTACGTTGCCAATATTGTATGCCTGCTCATGGTATAGATATTGTACCAAGACAAGAACTGCTTACTTTTAAAGAAATGTATCGTTTAATTCGTGTACTCACAGAATTGGGTGTAAACAAGGTGCGTTTAACAGGTGGAGAACCTTTTGTTCGGAAAGATTTTGTAGGCTTTTTAGAAATGCTTTCTTATAATGATTTATTAGATGCTATTAATATTACTACAAATGGAGCTTTAATTTCGCATCATATTCATAAAATCGAGAAGTTACAGAAAGTTAAAAACATCAACTTAAGTATAGATAGTTTGCAAAGAGAAAAATTTGCAAAAATTACAAGAAGAGATGTTTTTCCTGAAGTGTATAAAACGTTTGAATTGCTAGAGAAAAGCAGTTTAAATTTAAAGCTAAATGTAGTAGTACAATCTGGTTTTAATACGGATGAAATTGTAGAATTTGTAAAACTTACAAAAGATAAAAATGTTGCAGTTCGTTTTATAGAAGAAATGCCTTTTAATGGAAAAGGTCAGCGTGAAATGCAAGAGAATTGGACGTTCAAAAAAATTTTAAATGAAGTGAAAACTGAGTTTGAGGTACAAGAAATTCAATCAGAAAAATCATCAACTTCTAGAAATTATAAAATTGAAAATCACTTAGGAACTTTCGGAATAATTCCTGCATTTACAAGAACCATTTGTAATGATTGTAATAGAATACGAATAACAAGTACAGGTACTTTTAAAAATTGCTTGTTTGATGATGGTGTTTTTAATCTAAGAGATTTTATAAGAAAAGGAGCAAGTAACGATGATTTAAAAGAACTCTTTTTATCTTTAGTAAAAGAAAAACCAGAAAACGGTTTTATTGCAGAAGCAAACCGTAAAAAAGGAAATGTTTCTGAAAGTATGAGTACAATTGGAGGCTAG
- a CDS encoding GRAM domain-containing protein, protein MNNKKVQYTKKEFKIDLTWKQRISSMFFTSIIYGAVLFLFDRNQNINSIIFQAIFFGVLFVLIFPWAMKKMLSKKVNNIKPDLLNNETVEEEIFANLFRGIEGVGGKIFLTNERLIFKSHSLNIQKGQTDINYSDIVSVDKRKTAKLIYNGIRIITKQGVKYDFVVNDRNIELQKIQQKLSK, encoded by the coding sequence ATGAATAACAAAAAAGTGCAATACACAAAAAAAGAATTTAAGATTGATTTAACCTGGAAACAAAGAATTTCATCTATGTTTTTTACGTCCATCATTTATGGAGCAGTATTGTTTCTATTTGATAGGAATCAAAACATAAACTCAATAATTTTTCAAGCAATCTTTTTTGGTGTTTTGTTTGTTTTGATATTTCCTTGGGCTATGAAAAAAATGCTATCTAAAAAAGTAAATAATATTAAACCTGATTTGCTGAATAATGAAACAGTTGAAGAAGAAATTTTTGCAAACTTATTTAGAGGTATAGAAGGTGTTGGAGGTAAGATCTTTTTAACCAATGAGCGATTAATTTTCAAAAGTCATTCTTTAAATATTCAGAAAGGGCAAACTGATATTAATTATTCAGATATAGTTTCTGTAGATAAAAGAAAAACCGCTAAATTAATTTACAATGGAATTAGAATTATCACAAAACAGGGAGTAAAATATGATTTTGTTGTAAACGATAGAAATATTGAATTGCAGAAAATTCAACAAAAACTTTCTAAATGA
- a CDS encoding molybdopterin molybdotransferase MoeA — translation MISVKEAKNIILNSIQEFGVEEVPFLKSVGRILKEDIVADRDFPPFNRVSMDGICINFNQFKEGQRAFKVEGIQAAGSEQITLQNPKNCIEVMTGAVLPKNADTVIRYEDVCIKDGIATINVDEIKQHQNIHQKGKDGKAGAVLIQKNKIISAAEIGVLATVGKSKVKVAKQPKVMIVSTGDELVGVEEMPLEHQIRRSNVFTLVSLLERIQISSETAHITDDKPILKSKIKRYLQEYDVLLFSGAVSKGKFDYLPEVFEELGVEKLFHKVAQRPGKPFFYGKTSDCNIFGFPGNPISTFVNCLAYFYPWYYKSVGLETKEETAILTKDVVFKPGLEYFLQVKLSNKYGHLLATPITGNGSGDLASLVHADAFIHLPNDKTVFKTGENYPIIRYR, via the coding sequence ATGATATCAGTAAAAGAAGCAAAAAATATTATTTTAAATTCAATTCAAGAATTTGGAGTTGAAGAAGTTCCGTTTCTTAAATCTGTTGGAAGAATTTTAAAGGAGGACATTGTTGCAGATAGAGATTTTCCACCATTTAATAGAGTTTCTATGGATGGAATTTGCATAAACTTTAATCAATTCAAAGAGGGGCAAAGAGCATTCAAAGTAGAAGGTATTCAAGCAGCAGGTAGTGAACAAATCACACTACAAAATCCTAAGAATTGTATTGAAGTGATGACAGGTGCAGTACTACCTAAAAATGCAGATACTGTAATTCGCTATGAAGATGTATGTATCAAAGATGGCATTGCTACTATTAATGTAGATGAGATTAAGCAACATCAAAACATTCATCAAAAAGGAAAAGATGGTAAAGCTGGTGCTGTTTTAATTCAGAAAAATAAAATCATTTCGGCTGCAGAAATTGGAGTTTTAGCTACTGTTGGTAAATCAAAAGTGAAAGTGGCAAAACAACCAAAAGTGATGATCGTTTCCACAGGCGATGAATTGGTTGGCGTAGAAGAAATGCCTTTAGAACATCAAATAAGAAGAAGCAATGTGTTTACGTTAGTTTCGTTGTTAGAAAGAATTCAGATTTCATCAGAAACTGCACATATTACAGATGATAAACCAATTTTAAAATCAAAAATAAAACGTTATTTGCAAGAATATGATGTATTGCTTTTTAGTGGAGCAGTAAGTAAAGGTAAGTTTGATTATTTACCCGAGGTTTTTGAGGAATTAGGAGTAGAAAAATTATTTCATAAAGTAGCTCAGAGACCAGGGAAACCTTTTTTCTACGGAAAAACGAGTGATTGTAATATCTTCGGTTTTCCTGGGAATCCGATTTCAACTTTTGTAAATTGTCTAGCATATTTTTATCCTTGGTATTACAAATCTGTAGGATTAGAAACCAAAGAAGAAACAGCTATTTTAACCAAAGATGTGGTTTTTAAACCAGGGTTAGAATATTTTTTACAAGTTAAGTTGAGCAATAAATATGGTCATTTGTTAGCAACACCAATCACAGGTAATGGCTCAGGAGATTTAGCAAGTTTGGTTCATGCAGATGCTTTTATTCATTTACCAAATGATAAAACTGTTTTTAAAACAGGTGAGAATTACCCAATAATAAGATATAGATAA
- the moaC gene encoding cyclic pyranopterin monophosphate synthase MoaC translates to MSDFSHLNSEGNPKMVNVSDKKITKRTAIAKATMFLGNEVIAHFLNDELITKKGPVFQTAIIAGIQGVKKTSDLIPMCHPLLINGVDVDINITDDEHVDVICKVTITGKTGVEMEALTGANIACLTIYDMCKSISQKMIIKEVKLLEKTGGKSDIKNG, encoded by the coding sequence ATGAGCGATTTTAGTCATTTAAATTCAGAAGGAAATCCTAAAATGGTAAATGTTTCTGACAAGAAAATTACCAAAAGAACAGCCATTGCAAAAGCAACAATGTTTCTAGGAAATGAAGTAATTGCTCATTTTTTAAATGACGAGTTAATTACCAAGAAAGGGCCTGTTTTTCAAACGGCTATTATTGCAGGGATTCAGGGTGTTAAAAAGACCTCAGATTTAATTCCTATGTGTCATCCATTATTAATTAATGGGGTAGACGTAGACATAAATATTACAGATGATGAACATGTAGATGTTATTTGTAAAGTTACAATTACAGGCAAAACAGGAGTAGAAATGGAGGCCTTAACAGGTGCAAATATTGCGTGTTTAACTATTTATGATATGTGCAAAAGCATCAGTCAGAAAATGATAATTAAAGAAGTGAAATTGTTAGAAAAAACAGGAGGAAAATCGGATATTAAAAATGGCTAA
- a CDS encoding molybdenum cofactor guanylyltransferase codes for MAKHQKHTNLVRRNNDNFAPNEIAILGAKCDIISDLVFKVSQNLKNYKLAYFDASHAKNVEENKLSEYIFHHEGNLQITTTGAINKYQQRLDFAQFDYVFINGNHYQGAKQILILDKAKEASVLKRLDQLDNIQFIIKLDSETEFFDFLVEKYPNIKNKHCYTIGEIDKITNHIHNLVQEKIAPIKGLVLVGGRSTRMGTDKSELDYFGKPQKQRAKELLELNNLETFYSVQESSNENEISDKFVNLGPFGGICSAFQKDPNSAWFVLATDLPFVNEEIIQLLLKHRNPSKVATAIKGKNKEFVEPLISIYEPKAYPILLQYLAQGYSCPRKMLINSDVEIVEIDDDFIRNINTPEEFKAAKEEINS; via the coding sequence ATGGCTAAACATCAAAAACATACCAACTTAGTAAGAAGAAATAATGATAATTTTGCGCCTAATGAAATTGCTATTTTAGGAGCAAAATGTGATATCATCTCAGATTTAGTTTTTAAAGTTTCTCAAAATTTAAAGAACTATAAATTAGCGTATTTTGATGCTTCTCACGCTAAAAACGTCGAAGAAAATAAACTGTCAGAATATATTTTTCATCATGAAGGAAATTTACAGATCACCACAACTGGAGCCATAAATAAATACCAACAACGCTTAGATTTTGCCCAGTTTGATTACGTTTTTATTAACGGAAATCATTATCAAGGAGCAAAACAAATTTTAATATTAGACAAAGCCAAAGAAGCTTCTGTGTTAAAAAGATTAGATCAATTAGATAATATTCAATTTATCATCAAATTGGATTCAGAAACTGAGTTTTTTGACTTTTTAGTAGAGAAGTATCCAAATATTAAAAACAAACATTGCTATACAATTGGTGAGATTGATAAAATTACCAATCACATTCATAATTTAGTTCAAGAAAAAATTGCTCCCATAAAAGGTTTGGTTTTGGTTGGCGGAAGAAGTACAAGAATGGGTACAGATAAATCTGAACTCGATTATTTTGGAAAGCCACAAAAACAAAGAGCAAAAGAATTATTAGAACTTAATAATTTAGAAACATTTTATTCGGTTCAAGAAAGTAGTAATGAAAATGAAATTTCAGATAAATTTGTAAATCTTGGTCCTTTTGGTGGTATATGTTCTGCGTTTCAAAAAGATCCAAATTCAGCTTGGTTTGTATTGGCTACAGATTTACCATTTGTGAATGAAGAAATTATTCAATTGCTTTTAAAACATAGAAATCCGTCTAAAGTAGCCACAGCAATAAAAGGTAAAAACAAGGAATTTGTAGAACCTTTAATCTCCATTTACGAGCCCAAAGCATATCCTATTTTATTACAATATTTAGCTCAAGGTTATTCTTGTCCACGCAAAATGTTAATCAATTCTGATGTAGAAATTGTAGAAATAGATGATGATTTTATTAGAAACATAAACACTCCAGAAGAATTTAAAGCAGCAAAAGAAGAGATAAATTCATAA
- a CDS encoding HesA/MoeB/ThiF family protein, with protein sequence MKPTKNQLFKRQITLSEIGEAGQEKLQNASVLVVGCGGLGSPIAVYLASSGIGRIHLVDFDTVDISNLHRQVFYALDDVGKPKAEVLRKFIQQRAPFTKIEVTNKAVSKDNIFELLENIDVVVDGTDSLPTKYLLNDACVLKQKPLVYGSLYKFDGYVASFNMLQQDGSYSANLRDAFPEMATDVPNCEEAGTLNAIVGFIATAQVNEVLKIITGVGKPLNNELLIYNSLQNTQLKMKLKSIFTKDKISKIFKVQTYVDAACANQNPDWQITPEELKEKLTDDNIEIIAVLNNLKLPFKVHQTIHINQFDAEKIEVDHNKTYVMVCQRGLNSYRATERLKKKHPNLKVLNLTGGISSY encoded by the coding sequence ATGAAACCTACAAAAAATCAACTTTTTAAACGTCAAATTACTTTGTCAGAAATTGGTGAAGCTGGGCAAGAAAAGCTGCAGAATGCTTCAGTTTTAGTGGTTGGTTGTGGAGGTTTAGGTAGCCCAATTGCTGTGTATTTGGCTTCAAGTGGTATTGGTAGAATTCATTTAGTAGATTTTGATACGGTTGATATCAGCAATTTGCACAGACAAGTTTTTTATGCTTTAGATGATGTAGGCAAACCAAAAGCCGAAGTTTTACGTAAGTTTATACAACAAAGAGCACCTTTTACAAAAATAGAAGTTACCAACAAAGCTGTTTCTAAAGACAATATTTTTGAGTTGCTAGAAAACATAGATGTTGTAGTTGATGGCACAGATTCTTTACCAACAAAATATTTGTTGAATGATGCCTGTGTTCTAAAACAAAAACCTTTAGTGTATGGTTCTTTGTATAAATTTGATGGTTATGTTGCCTCGTTTAATATGCTTCAGCAAGATGGAAGTTATTCCGCGAATTTAAGAGATGCGTTTCCTGAAATGGCAACAGATGTTCCTAATTGCGAAGAAGCAGGAACACTAAATGCCATTGTTGGTTTTATTGCAACAGCTCAAGTTAATGAGGTTTTAAAAATAATAACAGGAGTTGGAAAACCGCTAAATAATGAATTGTTAATTTATAATTCGTTGCAAAACACACAATTAAAAATGAAGTTAAAATCTATTTTTACCAAAGATAAAATTAGCAAAATCTTCAAAGTACAAACTTATGTAGATGCAGCTTGTGCAAACCAAAATCCTGATTGGCAAATAACACCTGAAGAACTAAAAGAGAAATTAACTGATGATAATATTGAAATTATAGCAGTATTAAATAATTTGAAATTACCTTTTAAGGTGCATCAAACCATACATATTAATCAGTTTGATGCAGAAAAGATAGAGGTAGATCACAACAAAACCTATGTTATGGTTTGTCAGCGAGGTTTAAACAGTTACAGAGCTACAGAAAGATTAAAGAAAAAACACCCCAATTTAAAGGTGTTGAATTTAACTGGGGGAATTTCTAGTTATTAA
- a CDS encoding DNA mismatch repair protein MutS: protein MQNPTEFYKQQKTKLEVKSTNLRKKLINLGIIRFAVFLVIIISVYLTFSDIPLALTLGFLGFSLFTFLVVKFISIKREKAIIDLKIQINSLEIEVLQGNFHDLETGKEFVDTAHFYSNDIDLFGKGSFFQYTNRTATLEGKKTLANILTSNNIEAIQAKQEAIEELSNKVSWRQHFSALASLVTVKDTSNTILSWIVNYKSVFSKYLAKIQVVFSIISVLLIGLISFGTLSFSFLTVWFFTGLFITSRYLKKTNNLYAEAGKAKETFKQYHQLLNEIEKEQFVAENLIAKQTVIQSENKKASTIFKEFSKILDAFDNRNNIVIAVIGNGLFLWDILNACKVEKWISSYKHTVENWFQVVAYFDAQNSLANFKFNHPAFVFPEILVDKEIIKSTNLGHPLLKAHKRVDNDFIINDAQFYIITGANMAGKSTFLRTVSLAIVMANCGLPVCAESFKYHPIKLITSMRTSDSLTEDESYFYSELKRLKFIVDQIQKEKYFIILDEILKGTNSKDKATGSKKFVEKLSKSKSTGIIATHDVSLCALENEFTAIKNYYFDAEISNNELHFDYTLKNGVCKNMNASFLLEKMDIV, encoded by the coding sequence ATGCAAAACCCAACAGAATTTTATAAGCAACAAAAGACTAAGTTAGAAGTTAAATCTACAAACCTTAGAAAAAAATTAATCAATTTAGGTATAATAAGGTTTGCAGTTTTTCTAGTGATAATTATCTCTGTTTATCTTACTTTTAGTGATATTCCTTTAGCTTTAACTCTTGGATTTTTAGGATTTTCTTTATTTACTTTTTTGGTGGTAAAATTCATTAGTATAAAAAGAGAAAAAGCAATTATTGATCTAAAAATTCAAATTAATTCTTTAGAAATCGAGGTATTACAAGGTAATTTTCACGATTTAGAAACTGGTAAAGAATTTGTTGATACTGCTCACTTTTATAGTAATGATATCGATTTGTTTGGTAAAGGTTCTTTCTTTCAATACACAAACAGAACAGCTACTTTAGAAGGTAAGAAAACCCTAGCTAACATTCTAACTTCTAATAATATTGAGGCTATACAAGCAAAGCAAGAGGCCATTGAAGAATTGTCGAACAAAGTAAGTTGGAGACAGCATTTTTCTGCTTTAGCGAGTCTAGTCACAGTTAAAGATACTTCGAATACTATTCTAAGTTGGATTGTAAATTATAAATCTGTTTTCTCTAAATATTTAGCTAAAATTCAAGTAGTTTTTTCTATTATTTCTGTTCTATTGATTGGTTTAATTTCATTCGGAACTTTATCTTTTTCTTTTCTAACTGTTTGGTTTTTTACAGGTCTATTTATAACAAGTAGGTATTTAAAGAAAACAAATAATTTATATGCTGAAGCAGGCAAAGCAAAAGAGACTTTTAAGCAATATCATCAACTATTAAATGAGATTGAAAAAGAGCAATTTGTTGCTGAAAACTTAATAGCTAAACAAACTGTAATTCAATCAGAAAACAAAAAAGCATCAACCATATTTAAAGAGTTTTCTAAAATATTAGATGCTTTTGATAATCGAAACAATATTGTAATTGCAGTTATAGGAAATGGCCTTTTTCTTTGGGATATTCTAAATGCTTGCAAAGTAGAAAAGTGGATTTCTAGCTACAAACACACAGTAGAAAATTGGTTTCAGGTGGTTGCTTATTTTGATGCACAAAACTCATTGGCCAATTTTAAATTTAATCATCCAGCATTTGTGTTTCCAGAAATTTTGGTAGATAAAGAAATTATAAAGTCTACGAATTTAGGGCACCCTTTATTAAAAGCTCATAAAAGAGTGGATAATGATTTTATAATTAATGATGCCCAATTTTATATAATAACTGGTGCAAATATGGCTGGTAAAAGTACTTTTTTAAGAACTGTTTCTTTAGCAATAGTAATGGCAAATTGCGGTTTACCTGTTTGTGCAGAAAGCTTCAAATATCATCCTATAAAATTAATTACTAGTATGCGAACTTCAGATTCTTTAACTGAAGATGAATCGTATTTTTATTCTGAATTAAAGCGCTTAAAATTTATTGTAGATCAAATACAAAAGGAGAAATATTTTATTATTCTAGACGAGATTTTAAAAGGAACCAATAGTAAAGATAAAGCTACAGGCTCTAAAAAGTTTGTCGAAAAATTATCTAAATCTAAATCAACAGGAATTATAGCTACTCATGATGTGAGCTTGTGCGCTTTAGAAAATGAATTCACAGCAATCAAAAATTATTATTTTGATGCAGAAATTAGCAATAATGAATTGCATTTTGATTACACCTTAAAAAACGGAGTTTGTAAAAATATGAATGCCTCTTTCCTTTTAGAAAAAATGGATATTGTGTAG
- the gldD gene encoding gliding motility lipoprotein GldD has translation MYNRILRYLIAVFILVITTSCKDEVLPKPKGYLSLEYPENKYKSLELERPYFFEIPTQSITVDEKNNWLKIKYPNLKASIDITYRPVENNLTELLTEAEKLVFKHAVKAEQIIPRDFVNEENKVFGSLYEITGNAASHLQFHATDSTKNFIKGSLYFYAKPNYDSILPAVAYIKSDILKLMESLEWKE, from the coding sequence ATGTATAATAGAATTTTAAGGTATTTAATAGCTGTATTCATATTGGTAATTACTACTTCTTGTAAAGATGAAGTATTGCCAAAACCTAAAGGGTATTTGAGTTTAGAATATCCAGAAAATAAATACAAATCATTAGAATTAGAACGCCCTTATTTTTTTGAAATACCTACACAGAGCATTACTGTAGATGAAAAGAATAATTGGCTAAAAATTAAATACCCTAACCTAAAAGCATCTATAGACATTACCTACAGACCTGTAGAAAATAATCTAACAGAACTCTTAACAGAAGCAGAAAAATTAGTTTTTAAACATGCTGTTAAGGCTGAACAAATTATACCTAGAGATTTTGTAAACGAAGAAAACAAAGTGTTTGGTAGTTTATATGAAATTACAGGAAATGCAGCATCTCACTTACAATTTCATGCTACAGATAGTACAAAAAACTTTATAAAAGGCTCTTTATATTTTTACGCAAAACCAAATTACGACTCTATTTTACCTGCTGTTGCTTATATTAAAAGTGATATTCTAAAATTAATGGAAAGCTTGGAGTGGAAAGAATAA